A single window of Vigna unguiculata cultivar IT97K-499-35 chromosome 1, ASM411807v1, whole genome shotgun sequence DNA harbors:
- the LOC114186935 gene encoding UDP-glycosyltransferase 88F5-like isoform X1 has translation MEETIVMFPAAGIGHIIAMVELAKLIQTHRFSITVLLTTGFFDHPSIDDYIRRISAVHPSISFLRLPATTPATFETAVSVAAKGFSFLKRNAPNVATTLTEISKTATVKAFVIDLFCASTMESASSMGIPVYFFFTSGAAILSLYSYFPKLHQEWSVSFKNMVGVELRVPGNAPLKAVKLPEPILDRDDPAYWGMLDFCTLLPKARGILVNSFEELEPAAVNAVAEGACFPDATRVPRVHYIGPLIGEPQQSAGRDSKECLRWLEEQPSRSVVYLCFGSRGSFSVAQLREIAKGLERSGHRFLWVVKKPVEEEGANQIHEAANSGDQLDLASVLPNGFLERTKDRGMVVEAWAPQVEVLSRESVGGFVSHCGWNSVLEAVVAGVPMVAWPLYAEQHANREVMVGEMKVAVGVNEREEDGFVSAEEVEKRVREVMETKEIRDRSLELKQMAMAAVAEFGSSTTALSNLVHSWTSFS, from the exons ATGGAAGAAACAATAGTAATGTTTCCGGCAGCAGGCATAGGGCACATCATAGCAATGGTTGAACTTGCCAAGCTCATCCAAACGCACCGTTTCTCCATCACCGTCCTCCTCACCACCGGCTTCTTCGACCACCCCTCCATCGACGACTACATCCGCCGCATCTCCGCCGTCCATCCCTCCATCTCCTTCCTCCGCCTCCCCGCCACCACCCCTGCCACCTTTGAAACCGCCGTCAGCGTCGCTGCTAAAGGCTTCAGCTTCCTCAAAAGAAACGCCCCCAACGTAGCCACCACCCTCACCGAAATCTCCAAAACCGCCACCGTCAAAGCCTTTGTAATCGACCTCTTCTGCGCCTCCACCATGGAATCAGCCTCTTCAATGGGAATCCCAGTCTACTTCTTCTTCACTTCCGGCGCCGCCATTCTCTCTCTATACTCGTACTTTCCGAAACTCCACCAAGAGTGGAGCGTGTCGTTTAAGAATATGGTCGGGGTGGAACTGCGCGTGCCGGGCAACGCGCCACTGAAGGCGGTGAAATTGCCGGAACCCATATTGGACAGGGACGACCCTGCGTACTGGGGCATGCTGGACTTTTGCACGCTCCTCCCGAAGGCGCGTGGGATTTTAGTTAACTCGTTTGAAGAGCTTGAGCCTGCAGCGGTTAACGCCGTCGCGGAGGGCGCGTGCTTCCCAGACGCGACCCGTGTGCCTCGTGTTCATTACATCGGTCCACTCATCGGGGAGCCGCAACAATCAG CAGGAAGAGACAGCAAGGAATGTCTGAGATGGTTGGAGGAACAACCGAGCAGAAGCGTGGTGTATCTGTGTTTCGGAAGCCGAGGATCGTTCTCGGTGGCACAGTTGAGAGAGATAGCGAAAGGGTTAGAGAGGAGTGGGCACAGATTCTTGTGGGTCGTCAAAAAGCCAGTAGAAGAGGAAGGAGCAAATCAGATTCATGAAGCAGCAAATTCGGGGGATCAATTGGACTTGGCTTCCGTGTTGCCAAACGGGTTCCTGGAGAGGACCAAGGATCGAGGAATGGTGGTGGAGGCGTGGGCACCGCAGGTGGAGGTGCTGAGTCGTGAATCGGTGGGGGGGTTTGTGAGTCACTGCGGGTGGAACTCGGTGCTGGAAGCGGTGGTGGCGGGGGTGCCGATGGTTGCATGGCCGCTGTACGCAGAGCAGCACGcgaacagggaggtgatggtggGGGAGATGAAGGTGGCGGTTGGCGTGAATGAGAGGGAAGAAGATGGGTTTGTGAGTGCAGAGGAAGTTGAGAAGAGAGTGAGGGAAGTTATGGAGACAAAGGAGATCAGAGACAGAAGTTTGGAGCTCAAACAAATGGCTATGGCTGCTGTTGCAGAATTTGGATCCTCCACAACAGCACTTTCCAACTTAGTTCATTCATGGACTTCATTTTCATAG
- the LOC114181529 gene encoding uncharacterized protein LOC114181529, whose protein sequence is MNRGRGAPREGPTRQQIMQSILELQKQNEEIRMKVEADQAQLEKEREETRKKAEEDLQALREEALGERERLRKNAEETHQRLEEALRQQEQLRKANEDMQSRLESTRAGFRYSSRFNSDVSDTNPLVDAIMNEPIPQNFVIPKITPFTGNSDPELHLKAFQARMMISGGNDAIRCKMFVGTLTEIALEWFNTIPNSSISSFRDFKRLFLERFSANRAKPVEMADMFDIRQTAEETLKQFLNRFTNISMRLIDPNEGLLVKAFMKGLRASSFGESLYRYPPKSLTEIRQRAAVEIETEEAMRHKKAGDKKPVTHSRSERDMRAYRRERTPPKMKTDRRFVPYVAQRRTDYPQVRRMPNFKVPMAQILEDVEVARHVRYPDVAGRTLGNRLDAWCGFHQTRGHDTNSCYGLRHQLSVLANRGLLEKFMKSGAEEKSSEIRAAPDVHETPILGDFNTIAGGFAGGGQTSSARKRYVRNVMTTAMVDKPRQAPDITFSNDDLKGVIPHEDDPIVVSVIMMGRNVHRVLIDQGSSADVMFWSTFIGLQIPTDQLKPFDGVLVGFSGDQVEVKGYVDLRTTFRDKEDAKTIFIRYIVVNAPSSYNLLLGRPSLNKLRAVVSTIHLKMKFPSDEGKVLTLAVNQETARKCYEDSLRLRRKVAYSVSTTGVVLDPELDPRLVHPERRPQPMGEVKEVFIDGKKLRIGGDLNQEQEQQLIQVLRKNFSSFAWSVADMSGIDPDFLCHKLNINPLAKPKVQKRRRLSGDRAQAATEEIHKLLEAAHIREIQYPTWLANVVMVKKSNGKWRMCVDFTDLNNACPKDSYPLPNIDALVDSASGCALLSFLDAYSGYNQIKMHWSDEDKTAFMGGTTNYCYRVMPFGLKNAGATYQRLMDRILAPMLGRNVHAYVDDMVVTSVEEKKHEEDLEELFVTISKYRLKLNPEKCVFGVKAGKFLGFLLTERGIEANPDKCAAIINMRSPSNVKEVQRLTGRMAALSRFLAKSGDRGFPYFQCLKKNERFQWTDQCEEAFQKLKEYLSKPPVLCKPEKGAELSLYISVTEHAVSSVLVRESDGEQKPVYFVSKVLHGAEVRYPTIEKAALAVVVSARRLRHYFQNHSIKVMTDLPIRYILQKPDISGRLVKWAIELSEYGIQYESRGPIKAQFLADFVVELSEPPVENQGVGEIMWILSVDGASNLRGSGAGIVLEGPEGVLIEQSLRFAFKASNNQAEYEALIAGMLLAKEMGVTRLLVKSDSALVAGQVNGEFQARDPQLARYLEVVQAVAKNFVLLEFVHVPREQNSRADLLSKLASCSKPGQHKSVIRETLIAPRVDTQEKHQVLEILATEESWMAPLKSYLADGKLSEDSNESQRVKKNSSRYTLIDGHLFRYGYSRPLMICVGRRQADRLMDELHEGICGSHVGGRALMLRIIGGGFFWPTMKSDCIEYVRKCESCQKHADWSHAPPEILHSINTPWPFHTWGIDILGPFPKAVRQFKFLIVAVEYFTKWIEAEPVAVISGGRIREFIWKNIICRFGVPRRIISDNGTQFACSQVKQLCTEVGIKQVFSSVEHPQTNGQAEAANRVILRGLKRRLAATKGEWPNEIPRVLWAYHTTPQTTTRETPFSLVYGTDAMIPIEVMENTGRVRLFDEEISEVGLRANLDVIDEVRDLAQISNEAMKRRLERSYKTKVVPRKFQEQDLVLRKAQLIQMDSKLALKWTGPYRVKQVLGEGAYKLETLEGKEIP, encoded by the coding sequence ATGAACAGAGGCAGAGGAGCACCGCGTGAAGGGCCTACCAGACAACAGATAATGCAGAGCATACTGGAGCTACAAAAGCAGAATGAGGAGATCAGAATGAAGGTGGAGGCTGATCAGGCTCAGcttgaaaaagagagagaggaaaCTCGCAAGAAAGCAGAAGAAGACTTACAGGCGTTAAGGGAAGAAGCTTTGGGAGAAAGAGAGAGGTTGCGAAAAAATGCAGAGGAAACACATCAACGATTGGAAGAGGCACTTCGACAGCAAGAACAGTTGCGGAAGGCGAACGAAGACATGCAAAGCAGATTGGAGTCTACCAGGGCTGGTTTCCGTTATTCATCTCGGTTTAACTCCGATGTGAGTGATACCAATCCTCTGGTAGATGCGATCATGAACGAGCCGATCCCACAGAATTTCGTAATTCCCAAAATCACACCTTTCACAGGGAATTCCGATCCAGAATTACATTTAAAAGCTTTCCAGGCTCGGATGATGATATCAGGTGGTAATGATGCCATACGTTGCAAAATGTTTGTGGGTACGCTGACGGAAATTGCCCTAGAGTGGTTTAACACTATACCGAATTCGTCTATCAGTTCATTCCGTGACTTCAAGCGTCTTTTCCTGGAGAGATTCTCAGCAAATAGAGCCAAACCAGTGGAGATGGCAGACATGTTTGATATAAGGCAAACCGCCGAAGAGACGTTAAAGCAATTCCTTAATCGATTCACCAATATCAGCATGAGGCTGATAGACCCTAACGAGGGTTTGCTCGTAAAAGCCTTTATGAAAGGACTTCGAGCCAGCTCGTTCGGTGAGTCCCTGTACCGATATCCACCGAAAAGCCTTACAGAGATTAGACAAAGGGCAGCTGTGGAAATAGAGACTGAGGAGGCCATGCGCCACAAAAAGGCAGGAGACAAAAAACCAGTGACTCATTCCAGGAGTGAAAGAGATATGAGAGCTTATCGAAGAGAAAGAACTCCTCCTAAAATGAAGACAGATCGGCGTTTTGTCCCTTATGTGGCACAACGAAGGACCGATTATCCGCAAGTGCGAAGAATGCCGAATTTCAAGGTGCCAATGGCCCAAATCTTGGAGGATGTGGAGGTAGCTAGACATGTGCGCTATCCTGACGTCGCGGGGAGAACACTCGGTAATAGATTGGATGCTTGGTGTGGGTTTCATCAAACCAGAGGCCATGACACCAACTCGTGTTATGGTTTGCGTCATCAACTTTCTGTTTTGGCAAACCGGGGACTCCTGGAAAAATTCATGAAGTCGGGTGCTGAGGAGAAATCATCTGAGATTCGCGCGGCTCCCGATGTGCATGAAACACCCATTTTGGGGGATTTTAATACAATAGCAGGAGGTTTTGCAGGAGGAGGCCAGACCAGCTCGGCTAGGAAACGATACGTAAGGAATGTCATGACTACGGCCATGGTGGATAAGCCGAGGCAAGCTCCTGACATAACATTTTCAAATGATGATCTGAAAGGGGTAATCCCACATGAAGATGACCCCATAGTTGTGTCAGTGATTATGATGGGAAGGAATGTCCACAGGGTACTAATTGATCAGGGGAGTTCTGCTGACGTGATGTTTTGGAGTACTTTCATAGGGTTACAAATACCGACAGACCAATTAAAACCATTTGATGGAGTGCTTGTCGGTTTTTCTGGAGATCAAGTGGAGGTTAAAGGATATGTTGATCTTAGAACAACCTTTAGAGACAAAGAAGATGCGAAAACCATATTTATACGTTACATAGTAGTCAATGCTCCTTCGTCATACAATTTGTTGTTGGGAAGGCCTTCTCTCAATAAGTTAAGGGCTGTAGTATCAACAATACATTTGAAGATGAAGTTTCCCTCTGATGAGGGGAAGGTACTCACTTTAGCTGTAAACCAGGAGACCGCTCGTAAATGTTACGAAGACAGTCTGAGGTTAAGGAGGAAAGTAGCATACTCAGTAAGCACAACTGGAGTAGTACTGGATCCCGAGTTAGACCCAAGGTTGGTGCATCCTGAAAGAAGGCCTCAGCCTATGGGAGAGGTGAAAGAGGTGTTTATAGACGGGAAGAAGTTGAGAATTGGGGGTGATCTGAATCAGGAGCAAGAACAACAGCTTATCCAAGTGCTGAGGAAGaatttttcttcatttgctTGGAGTGTGGCTGATATGTCGGGGATTGACCCCGATTTTCTATGCCACAAGCTTAATATTAACCCATTGGCTAAACCTAAAGTTCAGAAGCGAAGGCGTTTGAGTGGAGACCGTGCTCAGGCAGCCACCGAGGAGATTCATAAATTATTAGAGGCGGCCCATATCCGAGAGATACAGTATCCGACCTGGTTAGCAAATGTGGTGATGGTGAAGAAGTCTAATGGAAAGTGGAGGATGTGTGTAGATTTCACGGACTTGAACAATGCCTGCCCAAAGGATTCGTATCCTTTGCCTAATATAGATGCATTAGTTGATAGCGCATCGGGCTGTGCTTTGCTAAGCTTCTTAGATGCTTATTCGGGCTATAATCAAATCAAGATGCATTGGTCGGATGAAGATAAGACGGCGTTCATGGGAGGTACAACAAATTATTGTTATCGAGTAATGCCGTTTGGGTTAAAAAATGCGGGAGCTACTTATCAAAGGCTGATGGATCGAATCTTAGCGCCCATGTTGGGAAGAAATGTTCATGCgtatgtggatgacatggtAGTCACTTCGGTGGAAGAGAAGAAGCATGAGGAAGATCTGGAGGAATTATTTGTTACAATCAGCAAATATAGACTTAAGCTTAATCCCGAGAAGTGTGTTTTTGGGGTTAAAGCTGGGAAGTTTCTGGGTTTTCTACTCACTGAGAGGGGGATAGAAGCCAATCCTGATAAATGTGCAGCTATTATAAATATGAGGAGTCCTAGTAACGTAAAAGAAGTACAAAGACTGACGGGGAGAATGGCGGCCTTGTCCCGTTTTCTTGCCAAAAGTGGGGATCGGGGTTTTCCTTACTTTCAATGTTTGAAGAAGAATGAACGTTTTCAATGGACTGATCAGTGTGAGGAAGCATTCCAAAAATTGAAGGAGTATCTGAGCAAGCCGCCGGTGTTGTGTAAGCCGGAAAAAGGTGCTGAATTGTCATTATACATATCGGTAACCGAACATGCTGTTAGCTCGGTCTTAGTCAGAGAAAGTGATGGGGAGCAGAAACCGGTGTATTTTGTAAGCAAAGTGCTCCATGGTGCCGAGGTGAGGTATCCCACTATAGAGAAAGCTGCATTGGCCGTGGTTGTGTCTGCTCGGCGTCTGAGACATTATTTTCAGAATCATAGTATCAAAGTGATGACGGATCTTCCCATTAGGTACATCTTACAAAAACCTGATATATCGGGCAGGTTGGTTAAATGGGCAATAGAGCTGTCGGAGTATGGAATACAATATGAGTCGCGAGGACCAATCAAGGCCCAGTTCTTAGCTGATTTTGTGGTGGAATTGTCTGAGCCGCCTGTTGAGAATCAGGGTGTAGGGGAGATAATGTGGATACTCTCAGTGGATGGAGCTTCTAATTTAAGGGGTAGCGGCGCTGGTATCGTTTTGGAAGGACCAGAAGGGGTATTAATTGAACAATCGCTGAGGTTTGCTTTCAAAGCCAGTAATAATCAAGCGGAATATGAAGCTTTGATAGCTGGTATGCTTCTGGCTAAAGAGATGGGGGTTACTAGATTGTTGGTTAAAAGTGACTCCGCATTGGTGGCAGGTCAGGTGAATGGGGAATTTCAAGCTCGCGATCCACAATTGGCCAGGTATTTGGAAGTTGTCCAAGCTGTTGCGAAGAACTTCGTTCttcttgagttcgtgcatgttCCGAGGGAGCAGAATTCTCGGGCTGATTTGTTATCCAAGTTGGCTAGTTGTTCGAAACCGGGGCAGCATAAATCAGTGATAAGGGAAACATTAATAGCTCCTCGGGTCGACACACAGGAAAAACATCAAGTGCTGGAGATTTTGGCAACCGAAGAATCTTGGATGGCACCTTTGAAGAGTTATCTTGCGGATGGTAAATTATCTGAGGATTCCAATGAATCACAGAGAGTAAAGAAAAACTCAAGCAGGTATACGCTGATAGATGGTCACTTATTTAGGTATGGGTATTCCAGACCTTTGATGATTTGTGTAGGAAGGAGGCAGGCAGATCGGCTTATGGACGAGCTCCATGAGGGAATTTGTGGGAGCCATGTAGGGGGAAGAGCGTTGATGCTGCGAATAATCGGAGGAGGGTTCTTTTGGCCCACTATGAAAAGTGATTGTATAGAGTACGTCAGGAAATGTGAATCATGTCAGAAACATGCCGATTGGAGTCATGCTCCGCCAGAGATACTGCACTCTATTAATACGCCTTGGCCTTTTCACACTTGGGGAATAGATATCTTAGGTCCGTTTCCCAAAGCGGTGAGGCAATTCAAGTTTTTGATCGTGGCCGTAGAATATTTTACGAAGTGGATTGAAGCCGAGCCGGTTGCTGTCATCTCGGGTGGGCGGATCCGAGAGTTTATTTGGAAGAATATAATATGTCGATTTGGGGTACCACGTCGAATTATTTCAGACAATGGAACTCAGTTTGCATGCTCACAGGTGAAGCAGTTGTGCACGGAAGTGGGGATTAAACAGGTCTTCTCGTCGGTGGAGCATCCTCAGACTAATGGGCAGGCGGAAGCAGCTAATAGGGTGATATTGAGGGGATTGAAGCGAAGATTGGCGGCGACAAAGGGAGAATGGCCAAATGAGATACCTCGAGTGCTGTGGGCTTATCATACTACTCCTCAGACGACTACCCGAGAGACTCCCTTTTCTTTGGTGTATGGTACTGATGCGATGATTCCTATTGAGGTCATGGAAAACACTGGGAGAGTGAGGTTGTTTGATGAAGAGATTTCTGAGGTTGGTTTGAGGGCAAACCTTGACGTTATAGATGAGGTTCGGGATTTGGCTCAGATTTCTAATGAGGCAATGAAGAGAAGGTTAGAGAGAAGTTACAAGACTAAGGTGGTACCTCGGAAGTTTCAAGAACAAGATCTGGTATTAAGGAAAGCGCAATTAATTCAGATGGATAGCAAATTGGCACTGAAGTGGACTGGGCCCTATCGTGTTAAACAAGTGTTGGGAGAAGGAGCTTATAAATTGGAAACGTTAGAGGGGAAAGAGATTCCGTGA
- the LOC114186935 gene encoding UDP-glycosyltransferase 88F5-like isoform X2, producing MEETIVMFPAAGIGHIIAMVELAKLIQTHRFSITVLLTTGFFDHPSIDDYIRRISAVHPSISFLRLPATTPATFETAVSVAAKGFSFLKRNAPNVATTLTEISKTATVKAFVIDLFCASTMESASSMGIPVYFFFTSGAAILSLYSYFPKLHQEWSVSFKNMVGVELRVPGNAPLKAVKLPEPILDRDDPAYWGMLDFCTLLPKARGILVNSFEELEPAAVNAVAEGACFPDATRVPRVHYIGPLIGEPQQSGRDSKECLRWLEEQPSRSVVYLCFGSRGSFSVAQLREIAKGLERSGHRFLWVVKKPVEEEGANQIHEAANSGDQLDLASVLPNGFLERTKDRGMVVEAWAPQVEVLSRESVGGFVSHCGWNSVLEAVVAGVPMVAWPLYAEQHANREVMVGEMKVAVGVNEREEDGFVSAEEVEKRVREVMETKEIRDRSLELKQMAMAAVAEFGSSTTALSNLVHSWTSFS from the exons ATGGAAGAAACAATAGTAATGTTTCCGGCAGCAGGCATAGGGCACATCATAGCAATGGTTGAACTTGCCAAGCTCATCCAAACGCACCGTTTCTCCATCACCGTCCTCCTCACCACCGGCTTCTTCGACCACCCCTCCATCGACGACTACATCCGCCGCATCTCCGCCGTCCATCCCTCCATCTCCTTCCTCCGCCTCCCCGCCACCACCCCTGCCACCTTTGAAACCGCCGTCAGCGTCGCTGCTAAAGGCTTCAGCTTCCTCAAAAGAAACGCCCCCAACGTAGCCACCACCCTCACCGAAATCTCCAAAACCGCCACCGTCAAAGCCTTTGTAATCGACCTCTTCTGCGCCTCCACCATGGAATCAGCCTCTTCAATGGGAATCCCAGTCTACTTCTTCTTCACTTCCGGCGCCGCCATTCTCTCTCTATACTCGTACTTTCCGAAACTCCACCAAGAGTGGAGCGTGTCGTTTAAGAATATGGTCGGGGTGGAACTGCGCGTGCCGGGCAACGCGCCACTGAAGGCGGTGAAATTGCCGGAACCCATATTGGACAGGGACGACCCTGCGTACTGGGGCATGCTGGACTTTTGCACGCTCCTCCCGAAGGCGCGTGGGATTTTAGTTAACTCGTTTGAAGAGCTTGAGCCTGCAGCGGTTAACGCCGTCGCGGAGGGCGCGTGCTTCCCAGACGCGACCCGTGTGCCTCGTGTTCATTACATCGGTCCACTCATCGGGGAGCCGCAACAATCAG GAAGAGACAGCAAGGAATGTCTGAGATGGTTGGAGGAACAACCGAGCAGAAGCGTGGTGTATCTGTGTTTCGGAAGCCGAGGATCGTTCTCGGTGGCACAGTTGAGAGAGATAGCGAAAGGGTTAGAGAGGAGTGGGCACAGATTCTTGTGGGTCGTCAAAAAGCCAGTAGAAGAGGAAGGAGCAAATCAGATTCATGAAGCAGCAAATTCGGGGGATCAATTGGACTTGGCTTCCGTGTTGCCAAACGGGTTCCTGGAGAGGACCAAGGATCGAGGAATGGTGGTGGAGGCGTGGGCACCGCAGGTGGAGGTGCTGAGTCGTGAATCGGTGGGGGGGTTTGTGAGTCACTGCGGGTGGAACTCGGTGCTGGAAGCGGTGGTGGCGGGGGTGCCGATGGTTGCATGGCCGCTGTACGCAGAGCAGCACGcgaacagggaggtgatggtggGGGAGATGAAGGTGGCGGTTGGCGTGAATGAGAGGGAAGAAGATGGGTTTGTGAGTGCAGAGGAAGTTGAGAAGAGAGTGAGGGAAGTTATGGAGACAAAGGAGATCAGAGACAGAAGTTTGGAGCTCAAACAAATGGCTATGGCTGCTGTTGCAGAATTTGGATCCTCCACAACAGCACTTTCCAACTTAGTTCATTCATGGACTTCATTTTCATAG